A window of the Dyadobacter pollutisoli genome harbors these coding sequences:
- a CDS encoding SusC/RagA family TonB-linked outer membrane protein, with protein MIFSTRFYSIILTLLCLAGPGAVSAQVSVSGRVTDASGPLVGVNVIVKGSKGGTSTDAQGDFSMSVSSADAVLVFSYIGYLPREIQVGAQSKLDVTLEADTKALDEVVVVGYGTKTRADLTGAVSTIKGSDLEKSPATNLTNSIAGRVPGLIANTRSGEPGNDNAEIFVRGKATLGSTGALVVIDGIPDRSGGFARLNPADIESFTVIKDATAAIYGARSANGVILITTKRGQAGKPVLSIGTNWSLTQATRVPQMLSSYQYAVATNEYDQMIGQKPTWPDASLQKFQDGSDPLGFPSTDWWEATMKKQALQQNQVISLRGGTDKVTYFLSGQYQKQNGIYKKDAAYYKQAQARANVDIAVTNDLKIGVDVLYRNELRNSAVGNYNSGAIFRELWLAYPYLVPIYPNGLVGPGIGGGPNNSMVYVTSGESGYNRVSNDFLQTKTYFKWDLSKLADGVFLDGYYAYDMTFSKTKAFTKTPPPAFRYDPATGTYVQINSSTKPSLSEVRGTLAQNLLNIRLGYANRFGDHSIEGFAAYERFQGKADEISAFRSNFLSNSLDQLSAGSLIGQQNNSTAVQTGRNNFIGRVSYGFKNKYLFDYNMRYDGSQNFPEGKRYGLFPAVSAAWRISQEDFFSAKAVTELKLRGSWGKTGNDAVSAFNYIQTYLLGTGYGYSLGPGASQVSSLVAGPTPNKDITWEVATTTDLAVDAQFLKGKLGLTIDYFRSLRSGILITRSESVPAYTGVTLPNQNLGKVLNQGIEVDAYYNGTIGNSFSYHVRGNLTFARNKVIFMDEAASVPLYQQKTNIPIDSWLVYESNGLYQNQREIDDSPHPANTAPGDIRYKDINGDGAINGLDQVRKSSVRTPQLVYGTSLGCSWRNLDFSLFVQGQAKAQSYLAPAGLNMAREFFDGRWQKEGDNQFPRSFNGPTGATRGVNTLTSDFWLRNAAFVRLKNVELGFTLPSAILKRAKMHGARIYVNGSNLFSIDQFGPSFDPEIPNSNGYYYPQQRVVNLGANISF; from the coding sequence ATGATTTTTTCTACCCGGTTTTATTCAATTATCCTAACGTTGCTGTGCCTGGCAGGCCCCGGGGCAGTCAGTGCGCAAGTCTCGGTCTCAGGCCGGGTCACGGATGCCTCCGGCCCGCTGGTTGGCGTCAATGTCATCGTCAAAGGTTCCAAGGGCGGCACCTCCACGGATGCACAGGGAGATTTCTCTATGAGCGTTTCCTCTGCTGACGCGGTGCTTGTCTTTTCTTACATTGGCTACCTTCCCCGCGAAATCCAGGTGGGCGCCCAAAGCAAACTGGATGTGACATTGGAAGCTGATACCAAAGCGCTCGACGAAGTGGTTGTGGTCGGTTACGGTACCAAAACGCGGGCCGATCTCACGGGCGCGGTTTCCACCATCAAAGGCTCTGATCTTGAAAAATCGCCCGCCACCAACCTGACCAACTCGATCGCGGGCCGCGTGCCGGGGCTCATCGCCAACACACGCAGCGGCGAGCCGGGAAATGACAATGCCGAAATATTCGTTCGCGGAAAGGCTACGCTGGGAAGTACCGGCGCGTTGGTGGTCATCGACGGTATTCCCGATCGATCGGGTGGTTTCGCCCGGCTCAATCCCGCTGATATCGAATCGTTTACGGTCATCAAGGACGCGACAGCAGCCATCTACGGTGCCCGCTCAGCCAATGGCGTAATCCTGATCACAACCAAACGCGGACAAGCTGGCAAACCGGTGCTGTCGATAGGCACCAACTGGTCATTGACACAGGCCACCCGGGTACCGCAAATGCTCAGCTCGTATCAGTATGCGGTGGCCACCAATGAATACGACCAGATGATTGGCCAAAAACCTACGTGGCCCGACGCAAGTCTGCAAAAATTTCAAGATGGGTCGGATCCGCTGGGCTTCCCCAGTACGGACTGGTGGGAGGCCACGATGAAAAAACAGGCCTTACAGCAAAATCAGGTCATTTCTTTGCGTGGCGGAACCGATAAGGTCACCTATTTTCTCTCAGGTCAATACCAGAAACAGAATGGTATTTACAAAAAAGATGCTGCCTACTACAAGCAGGCCCAGGCGCGGGCCAATGTGGACATTGCCGTCACCAATGACCTGAAAATCGGAGTGGATGTCCTTTACAGGAACGAGCTGCGCAACTCGGCGGTAGGAAACTACAATTCAGGGGCAATCTTTCGTGAGCTTTGGCTGGCCTATCCCTACCTCGTTCCGATTTATCCCAACGGGCTGGTTGGCCCAGGCATCGGAGGCGGCCCTAATAACAGCATGGTTTACGTGACCAGCGGAGAATCGGGATACAACCGGGTCTCCAATGATTTTTTGCAGACTAAAACCTATTTCAAATGGGACCTCTCCAAACTGGCTGACGGAGTATTTCTGGATGGTTACTATGCATATGATATGACCTTTTCAAAAACAAAGGCATTTACAAAGACTCCCCCACCCGCCTTCCGCTACGATCCAGCCACGGGTACCTATGTCCAGATCAACTCGTCGACCAAACCAAGTTTATCAGAAGTACGGGGAACGCTTGCTCAAAACCTGCTCAATATCCGGCTCGGCTATGCCAACCGCTTTGGTGACCACTCCATTGAAGGCTTTGCTGCCTATGAGCGCTTCCAGGGTAAGGCAGACGAGATCAGTGCATTCCGGTCCAACTTCCTGAGTAATTCGCTCGACCAGCTCTCGGCAGGAAGCCTGATCGGCCAGCAGAACAATTCCACGGCGGTTCAGACGGGACGTAACAACTTCATTGGCCGAGTGTCTTATGGTTTTAAAAACAAATACCTCTTTGATTATAATATGCGCTACGATGGCTCCCAAAACTTCCCTGAGGGCAAGCGCTATGGGCTTTTCCCGGCTGTTTCGGCCGCCTGGCGGATTTCACAAGAGGATTTTTTCAGCGCCAAAGCCGTTACTGAGCTCAAATTGCGGGGATCGTGGGGGAAAACCGGAAATGACGCCGTTTCTGCATTCAATTATATCCAGACATACCTGCTCGGCACAGGATACGGTTACTCACTCGGGCCGGGCGCTTCACAGGTCAGCTCCCTTGTAGCAGGCCCTACGCCCAACAAAGACATTACCTGGGAGGTTGCCACCACCACTGACCTGGCAGTGGATGCGCAGTTTCTGAAAGGAAAACTCGGTCTTACCATTGACTATTTCCGCTCGCTCCGCTCGGGCATCCTGATCACCCGCAGCGAGTCGGTACCTGCCTACACAGGCGTAACGCTGCCTAACCAGAACCTTGGAAAGGTACTAAATCAAGGCATTGAAGTGGATGCCTATTATAATGGAACAATCGGCAATAGCTTTTCATATCATGTACGGGGCAATCTGACATTTGCCCGCAACAAGGTGATCTTCATGGATGAAGCTGCCAGCGTGCCCCTTTATCAGCAAAAGACAAACATTCCGATTGACTCGTGGCTCGTTTATGAATCCAACGGCTTGTACCAGAATCAGCGCGAGATCGACGACAGCCCCCACCCTGCCAACACGGCTCCCGGCGACATACGCTACAAGGATATCAACGGCGACGGGGCTATCAACGGGCTGGACCAGGTCCGCAAATCATCGGTACGGACGCCTCAGCTCGTTTACGGAACATCACTGGGCTGCTCATGGCGTAATCTGGACTTCTCTCTTTTTGTTCAGGGACAGGCCAAAGCGCAGTCCTACCTGGCACCTGCGGGGTTGAACATGGCCAGGGAATTTTTTGACGGTCGCTGGCAGAAAGAGGGTGATAACCAGTTCCCACGTAGCTTCAACGGCCCCACAGGGGCGACAAGAGGGGTCAATACCCTTACTTCCGATTTCTGGTTAAGAAATGCAGCATTTGTCCGCTTGAAAAATGTGGAGCTGGGTTTCACATTGCCTTCCGCGATTTTAAAGCGAGCAAAAATGCACGGTGCAAGGATCTATGTCAATGGTAGTAACCTGTTTTCCATCGACCAATTCGGCCCTTCATTTGACCCCGAAATACCCAACAGCAACGGTTATTACTATCCGCAGCAGCGCGTGGTCAACCTGGGTGCCAACATCAGCTTTTAA